A single genomic interval of Cupriavidus necator harbors:
- the pcaF gene encoding 3-oxoadipyl-CoA thiolase, which yields MTEAFICDAIRTPIGRYGGSLSAVRPDDLGAVPLKALMARNPNLDWKAIDDVIYGNANQAGEDNRNVARMSALLAGLPQEVPGATINRLCGSGMDATGTAARAIKAGEATLMIAGGVESMSRAPFVMGKATSAFSRDAQIFDTTIGWRFINPAMRAAYGVDSMPETAENVATDYKISREDQDLMALRSQEKASRAQADGTLAQEITPVTIAQKKGDPIVVERDEHPRATSMEALAKLRGVVRPDGTVTAGNASGVNDGACALLLASEAGLKQHGLTPRARIVGMATAGVAPRVMGIGPAPASQKLLRQLGMTMDQIDVIELNEAFAAQGLAVLRELGVADDDKRVNPNGGAIALGHPLGMSGARLVTTAMYQLHRTGGHFALCTMCIGVGQGIAMVIERV from the coding sequence ATGACCGAAGCCTTTATCTGCGACGCCATCCGCACCCCCATCGGCCGCTACGGCGGCAGCCTGTCCGCGGTGCGCCCGGACGACCTCGGCGCGGTGCCGCTGAAGGCGCTGATGGCCCGCAATCCGAACCTGGACTGGAAGGCCATCGATGACGTGATCTACGGCAACGCCAACCAGGCCGGCGAAGACAACCGCAACGTGGCACGCATGTCGGCGCTGCTGGCGGGCCTGCCGCAAGAGGTGCCGGGCGCCACCATCAACCGCCTGTGCGGCTCCGGCATGGACGCTACCGGCACCGCCGCGCGCGCCATCAAGGCCGGCGAAGCCACCCTGATGATCGCCGGCGGCGTGGAAAGCATGAGCCGTGCCCCGTTCGTGATGGGCAAGGCCACCAGCGCGTTCTCGCGCGATGCGCAGATCTTCGACACCACCATCGGCTGGCGCTTCATCAACCCGGCCATGCGCGCGGCCTACGGCGTGGACTCGATGCCCGAGACCGCCGAGAACGTCGCCACCGACTACAAGATCAGCCGCGAAGACCAGGACCTGATGGCGCTGCGCAGCCAGGAAAAGGCCTCGCGCGCGCAGGCCGACGGCACGCTGGCGCAGGAAATAACCCCGGTCACCATCGCCCAGAAGAAGGGCGACCCGATCGTGGTCGAGCGCGACGAGCACCCGCGCGCCACCAGCATGGAAGCGCTGGCCAAGCTGCGCGGCGTGGTCCGTCCTGACGGCACCGTGACCGCTGGCAATGCCTCGGGCGTGAACGACGGCGCCTGCGCGCTGCTGCTGGCCAGCGAAGCCGGCCTCAAGCAGCACGGCCTGACCCCGCGCGCCCGCATCGTCGGCATGGCCACCGCCGGCGTGGCGCCGCGCGTGATGGGCATCGGCCCGGCACCGGCGTCGCAGAAGCTGCTCAGGCAGCTGGGCATGACCATGGACCAGATCGACGTGATCGAGCTGAACGAAGCGTTCGCCGCGCAAGGCCTGGCCGTGCTGCGTGAACTGGGCGTGGCCGACGACGACAAGCGCGTCAACCCGAACGGCGGCGCGATCGCGCTGGGCCACCCGCTGGGCATGAGCGGCGCGCGCCTGGTGACCACCGCGATGTACCAGCTGCATCGCACCGGTGGGCACTTTGCGCTGTGCACGATGTGCATTGGCGTGGGCCAGGGTATTGCGATGGTGATCGAGCGGGTCTAA
- a CDS encoding SDR family NAD(P)-dependent oxidoreductase, giving the protein MSLPVATLVTGGSSGIGRAICEMLLADGVTQVVNIDYAEPAWSHPNLTFFQADLTDAEATRAVAAQVTSRFAVTRLVNNAGATRPGTADTATVADLDYVTALHLQATLLLTQACLPAMRAAGFGRIVNMASRAALGKAERVVYSATKAGLIGMTRTLAMELGGDGVTVNAVAPGPIATELFRKSNPEGAEQTRRILASITVKRMGTPEDVARAALFFLSPDNGFVTGQVLYVCGGTTLGVAPV; this is encoded by the coding sequence ATGTCCCTTCCCGTAGCCACGCTCGTGACCGGCGGCAGTTCCGGTATCGGCCGCGCCATCTGTGAAATGCTGCTGGCCGATGGCGTGACCCAGGTGGTCAATATCGACTATGCCGAACCGGCCTGGTCGCACCCGAACCTGACTTTCTTCCAGGCCGACCTGACCGATGCCGAGGCGACCCGCGCCGTGGCCGCGCAGGTGACCTCGCGCTTCGCCGTCACGCGCCTGGTGAACAACGCCGGCGCCACGCGCCCCGGCACCGCCGACACCGCCACCGTCGCCGACCTGGACTACGTGACCGCCCTGCACCTGCAGGCCACGCTGCTGCTGACGCAGGCGTGCCTGCCCGCGATGCGTGCCGCCGGCTTTGGCCGCATCGTCAACATGGCCTCGCGCGCCGCGCTGGGCAAGGCCGAGCGCGTGGTGTACTCCGCCACCAAGGCCGGCCTGATCGGCATGACCCGCACGCTCGCGATGGAGCTGGGCGGCGACGGCGTCACTGTCAACGCCGTGGCCCCGGGCCCGATCGCCACCGAGCTGTTCCGCAAGAGCAACCCCGAAGGCGCCGAACAGACCCGGCGCATCCTGGCCAGCATCACGGTCAAGCGCATGGGTACGCCGGAAGACGTTGCGCGTGCCGCGCTGTTCTTCCTGTCGCCAGACAACGGCTTCGTCACCGGCCAGGTGCTGTACGTGTGCGGCGGCACCACGCTGGGCGTTGCGCCGGTGTAA